In a genomic window of Perognathus longimembris pacificus isolate PPM17 chromosome 21, ASM2315922v1, whole genome shotgun sequence:
- the LOC125339313 gene encoding UBX domain-containing protein 2A: MKEVDNLESIKEEWVCDTGSDNQPLSDNQQMNCEHLVDSLFEEAQKIGAKSLSPTEQKKQVDINIKLWKNGFTVNDDFRTYSDGASQQFLNSIKKGELPAELQGIFDKEEVDVKVEDKKTEVCILTKPVFQPFSGQGHRLGSATPKIVSKAKIIEVESKNTLCAVSLNNLEPITNVQIWLANGKRIVQKFNISHRVSHIKDFIEKYQAPQRSPPFSLATALPFLRLLDETLTLGEAALQNTVIIQRLKETAEPFRKLS; this comes from the coding sequence ATGAAAGAAGTAGATAATCTTGAAAGTATAAAAGAAGAATGGGTTTGTGACACAGGATCTGACAATCAGCCTCTTAGTGATAACCAGCAAATGAATTGTGAACACTTAGTTGACAGCCTTTTTGAGGAAGCTCAGAAGATTGGTGCCAAATCCTTGTCTCCCACTGAACAGAAGAAACAGgtagatataaatataaaattgtggAAAAACGGGTTCACTGTCAACGATGACTTTAGAACTTACTCTGATGGTGCAAGTCAACAATTCCTGAACTCCATCAAGAAGGGGGAATTACCTGCAGAATTACAGGGAATTTTTGATAAAGAGGAGGTGGATGTGAAAGTTGAAGACAAAAAAACTGAAGTATGTATATTGACAAAGCCTGTGTTCCAGCCCTTCTCAGGACAGGGTCATAGACTAGGAAGTGCTACACCAAAAATTGTTTCAAAAGCAAAGATTATTGAAGTTGAAAGTAAAAATACTTTATGTGCTGTTTCACTGAACAACTTGGAACCCATTACTAATGTACAGATCTGGTTAGCCAATGGGAAAAGAATTGTCCAGAAATTTAATATTTCTCATAGGGTAAGCCACATCAAAGACTTCATTGAAAAGTACCAAGCACCTCAAAGAAGCCCTCCCTTTTCCCTGGCAACAGCGCTTCCTTTCCTCAGATTGCTAGATGAGACACTCACCCTGGGAGAAGCAGCTTTACAGAATACTGTAATCATTCAGAGACTAAAAGAAACGGCTGAGCCTTTCAGAAAACTTTCATAG